The sequence TGCGCGAGATCCCAGGGTCTCGCGCAGGCGAGCCTTTAATGCGCGGCGAGCGCCTGCGTTTCGCGGCGCTGCGCTTCGCAGCGGTGATGCTCGCGCGACAGCTTGTTCATCAGCGGCAGCATCAGCAGGCCGATCGCCATGCCGGCCGCCGCGAGCCAGCCGAGGCCCGTGAACAGCTCGATGTAGAGCGGCAGCGACGCGGTCGCGGGCAGATCGTTCGACGGCATCTGCGCGAAGTTCGCGACGACGCTGCCGAGATATTGAGAGACGCCCGTGGCGACGAAGTACGCGCCCATCATGAAGCCGCCCATCCGGGCCGGCACGTAGCGCGCGATCATCGCGAGGCCGAGACCGCTCACGAGCAGCTCGCCGAGCGAATAGAAGCCGTAGCCCGCGACCATGAACCACGACGACACGCGGCCGTCCACCGCGAAGCGTCCGCTGATCGAGAACGCGAGATAGCCGAGCGCGACGACGCCGAAGCCGAGCGCGTACTTGCCGGCCACGGGCAGATCGCGGCCGCGCTTGCCGAGGCCGTTGTAGATCGCGACGAGCACCGGGCTCAACAGCATGATCCAGATCGGATTGAGCGCCTGGAACTGAGCGGGGCTCCACGTGAAGAGCGTCGTGCCGAACAGCATGAAGCGCGGATCGACGTTGCGCAGCGCGAACAGCGTGAGCGACGTCTGCATCTGCACGTAGAAGATGAAGAACAGGATCACCTGAGCGATCAGGAGCAGCGCGGCGATGAGGCCCGAGCGCTCGGCGCGGTTCGATTTCGCGATCATGTACGCGAAGATCGCGAGAATCGCGAACGCGGCCACCCACACGCTCGCGACCGCGAGCTGCTTGTGCCCGAGCACGTACATCGTCGCGAGGCCGAGCGCGACGCCGCCCGCCGCGACCGCGGCGAGGCGGCGCCAGTGAACGGGCTGCGCGTCGGGCTGCGAGCCGATGTGCGCGAGCGTGCGATGCATCAGCACGAAGTTGAGAATGCCGAGCGCCATCCCCGCGCAGCAGACGGCGAACGCCGTGTGCCAGCCCCAGTGATCCTTGATCCACGGCGTCGCGAGCATCGACGCGGTGGAGCCGATGTTGACCGCCATGTAGTAGATCGTGAACGCGCTATCGATGCGTGCGTTGTCGCCTTCGTAGATGCGGCGCACGAGGTTCGCGGCGTTCGACTTGAACAGCCCGTTGCCGACGACGATCACGCCGAGCGACGTGTACATGAACGCGAGCTGATCGTTCGGAATCGCGAGCATCAGATAGCCCGCGCACAGCACGACGGCGCCGATGATCATCGAGCGCCGCGCGCCCAGCACCTTGTCGCCGATCCAGCCGCCGATCGACGGCGACGCGTAGACGAGCGCGGTGAACGCGCCCCAGGTCAGGTTCGCCTGACCGTCGGTGAAGCGGAGCTTGTCGACCATGAACAGGACGAGCAGGGCCGCCATCCCGTAGTAGCCGAAACGCTCCCACATTTCGATCAGGAAGACCGTCGTGAACGAGCGGGTCTGGGAGACGCGAGTATTCATTGTGCACCTCTGGATTGAACGGACGAAACGCCGCGCGCGGCGGCGCGACGGATGGTGGGCAAGACGCCGGCCGCGGCGCGGCGGCCGGCGCGGCCGGGCGGATCGGCGCCTGTCCGGGAATCGGGCGGTGGAGGTGGCGAGGGGGGCAAGCATGCGCGCGCGGCGCGCCGGAAAGTGCAGGAAGTGGTCATGTCGTCAAGCGGGCAAGCGCCCGGATCGGGCGCGAGACGAGGCGCGGCGCGCGGCGGATGGGCCGCGCGACGTCGCCGGTGAAAAACGGGCGGGCGGCGAGATCGTCGCGGCCCGCGAGGCGGCCGCGATTCTCGCGGCGTGTCGGTTCTTCGTCACTCAGGGTAATCCCCGAAAAAGAGGGCTGTCTTCTTTGCTGCTCATGGCCGTGGGCTGATTGAAAGCCGTTTGCCGCGATCTGCCGAAACACGCGCAAACCCGCGTGCAGCTTGCCTGTGAAGGCGGCGAGTCTGGCAAGATAGCGTGCCGTCCCGATCTTGCCGCCACCGTTCGCGGCGCACGCAGCGAGGCGGCGGCGCAGCTCGGGACGACGAAGAGTAAGTCATATCTATCAAACTTCGTTATTTTCCATCAAACATTTTTTGACGATAAGATTTCGGCCTGCTATGGTTTCTTCCACTGAAAACACGCGGCTTGCCAATGCTGGCGTGGCGCTCGGGAGCAAGATTCGGGCGTTGCGGCAGCGGCTGAAGCGCACGCTCGACGAAACAGCGACTGCCGCGGGTATTTCCAAGCCGTTTTTGTCGCAGGTCGAACGCGGGCTCGCATCGCCGTCCATCACGTCGCTGGCCGGTATCGCGCACGCGCTGGGCGTGACGGTGCAGTACTTCGTCGAGACGCCGAGCGAAGAGCGTTCGGTCTGCCGCGGCGACCAGTTGCGCTTTTTCAGCTTCGCCGATTCGGCGAACCTGTTCGCGCGGCTGACGAACGTGCCGGAGGGGCGTCAGCTCGAGGCGATCCTCGTGCGGATGCCGCCGGGGCAGAAGCGCTCTGAAGTGACGACGCATGCAGGCGAGGAATTCCTGTATGTGATCGAGGGTGAAGTGTCGTTGACGCTGGAAGGCAAGTCGTTCGTGCTGCATGCCGGCGACAGCGCGCATTACCAGTCGACGGTCCCGCACAGCTGGGTCAACACCGCGAAGATCGAGTCGGTGGTGGTCTGGGTGGGAACGCCGAGGTTGTTCTAGGGCGGGGCATTCCTTCGTGTGTTCGATGGGGTGCCTGTCGAAAGGAACGTAAGGATGACTAACATGAAATACAGGCACCAGGGGCCCCCCGTTTCTCCGCAGCCCTAAGCGTTCTTCGCGCCGTCGCGCACGGCCTTGCGCCGCGCGTTGCCATTCCGCTACCACTATCAATCGCACACGATGAAACACACGCATGCCTTCGCGGCCGTGCTGGCCGCGCTCGCCCTGACGATCGCGCCATCCGCCCCGGCCGTCACCGTTGCCTCGAATGTCACGCTCGCGGATCAGCAGGACCTCACGCGGCAGGTGCCCGCGGAGGTCGAATCGCTCGACCCCGCGCACATCGAATCGTGGACCGGCAACACGATCGGCCTGGATCTGTTCGAGGGGCTCGCGCGCATCGACGCGAGCGGGGCGGTGGTGCCGGGCGTCGCGCAGGCGTGGGAGCACAAGGCGCCGGATACGTGGATCTTCAAGCTGCGCCGCGACGCGAAGTGGAGCAACGGGCAGCCCGTGACGGCCGCGGATTTCGTATACGCGTGGCAGCGTCTCGCCGATCCGAAGACGGGTTCGAAATACACGATCCTCGTCGAGTTTGTGAAGAACGCCTCGGCGATCATCGCGGGCAAGCAGCCGCCCGGCGATCTCGGCATTCGCGCGATCGATCCGTACACGATCGAGGTGAAGACCGAGGTGCCCGTGTCGTATTTCCCCGAGCTCACCGCGATGGCGCCGCTCACCCCCGTGAACAAGGACGCGGTCGCGAAGTTCGGCGACGCATGGACGCGCCCGAAGAACATCGTGAGCAACGGCCCTTACACGCTCGTCGACTGGCAGCCGAACAACCGGATCGTGATGGCGAAGAGCGACAAGTACTGGAACGCGCGCAACGTCGTGATCCGCAAGGTGACGTACCTGCCGATCGAGAACGACGAGACCGCGCTGCGGATGTACCAGGCGGGCCAGATCGACTACACGTATTCGATTCCCGCGGGCGGCTTCGGCCAGATCAGCAAGCAGTTCGGCAAGGAGCTGCGCCCGGGGCTGCAGCTCGCGACGTATTACTACTACCTGAAGAACAGCGATCCGGCGCTCAAGGACAAGCGCGTGCGCGAAGCGCTCGCGATGGTGCTCGACCGCGAGATCCTCACGTCGAAGATCACGCAGGCGGGCGAAGTGCCGATGTACGGGCTGATGCCGAAGGGCGTGAAGGGCGTGCAGCGGCCGTTCACGCCGGACTGGGCGTCGTGGCCGATGGCGAGGCGCGTCGACTACGCGAAGAACCTGCTGAAGCAGGCGGGCCATGGCGACGCGAATCCGCTCACGTTCACGCTGACCTACAACACGAACGACCTGCACAAGAAGGTCGCGCTGTTCGCGGCGTCCGAATGGCGCACGAAGCTCGGCGTGACGGCGAAGCTCGAGAACGTCGAGTTCAAGGTGCTGATGAAGCAGCGCCACGACGGCAAGGTGCAGGTCGCGCGCGACGGCTGGTTCGCCGACTACAACGACGCGATGACGTTCTTCGACCTGATCCGCTGCGGCAGCTCGCAGAACACGGTCGGCTACTGCAACCCGAAGGTCGATTCGCTCGTCGCCGAGGCGAACCAGAAGCTCGATGACGGCGCGCGCGCGGCGCTGCTCACGCAGGCGCACGATCTCGCGATGAACGACTATCCGATGGTGCCGCTCTTCCAGTATTCGGCGGACCGCCTCGTGAAGTCGTACGTCGGCGGCTACACGCTGACGAACTACATCGACATGCGCGCCTCGCAGGACATGTACCTGATCAAGCACTGACTGGAGCGGAGCCGATCATGCTGGCCTACGCATTGCGGCGCACGCTATGGGCGGTGCCGACGATCCTCGCCGTCGTCACGGTCTGCTATCTGCTGCTGCATTTCACGCCCGGCGGGCCGTTCGACAGCGAGAAGCAGCTGTCCGCCGCGACGCTCGCGAACCTGAACGCGAAGTACCACCTCGACGAGCCGCGGTGGAAGCAGTACCTGCTGTATCTCGGCTCGCTGCTGCACGGCGATCTCGGCCCCTCGTTCCGCTATACGGACTGGTCCGTGAACGATCTGGTGCGCAAGGCGTTTCCGGTGAGTCTGGGCGTCGGCGGCGTGTCGATTCCGCTGTCTATCGTGCTCGGCGTGCTGCTTGGCACGCTCGCCGCGGTGCGCCGCGACAGCTTCGTCGACCGCTTCGTGATGCTGATCGGCAACTTCGGCAATGTGATTCCGCCGTTCGTGCTCGGCCCGGTGCTCGTGCTGATCTTCGCGATCGGGCTGAAGACGTCCGAGGGCGCGGGCTGGCTGCCCGCGGGCGGCTGGGGCGACGGCGGCTGGCGCTACCGTGTGCTGCCCGTCACGCTGCTCACGCTGATCAACGTGTCGCTGCTCGCGCGCGTGATGCGCGGCTCGATGATCGAGACGCTGTCGAGCAACTACATTCGCACCGCGCGCGCGAAGGGGCTGCCCGGCCGCACGATCGTGCTGCGCCATGCGCTCAAGCCCGCGCTGATGCCCGTCGTGTCGCTGTTCGGCACGGTATGCATCTCGTCGATCACCGCGGCCGTCGTGACGGAATCGGTGTTCGCGCTGCCGGGCCTCGGCCAGCTCGTCGTCAACGGCGCGATCAATCGCGACTACACGCTCGTGCTCGGTCTCGTCGTGCTGACGACCGTCTGCGCGGTGCTGTTCAACCTGCTGGTCGATCTCGCGTACGCGTGGCTCGATCCGCGCATCCGCTATTGAGGGGCGACGCGATGACGCCTGTTACCTCTTCGATCGAGCTGCCGACGGCGGCCGACGCGCCGCCGCGCTCGCGCACGCCGCTCGGGCTTGCCGCGCGGCACTTCGTGCGCAACCGCGCGGCGCTCGCGAGCCTCGCGGCGCTCGCGCTGATCGCGCTCATGTGCTTCGTCGGGCCGCTGCTCCTGCCCAACGATCCGGCCGCGAGCGACTGGTCGTCGATCAGTCTCGCGCCGACGCTCGCCAACGCGCATTGGTTCGGCACCGACGAGCTCGGCCGCGATCTGCTCGTGCGCACGCTGATCGGCGGGCGCGTGTCGCTCGAAGTCGGCCTGCTCGGCACGTTCGTGTCGGGGCTGTTCGGCGTCGCGTGGGGCGCGATCGCGGGCTTCGCCGGCGGCCGCGTCGACGCGGCGATGATGCGCGTCGTCGACATGATGTATGCGATTCCGTATCTGCTGATCGCGATCCTGATGATGACGCTGTTCGGGCGTTCGTTCATTCTCGTCGTGCTGACGATCAGTGCGTTCTCTTGGCTCGACATGGCGCGCGTCGTGCGCGGCCAGACGCTTTCGCTGCGCACGCGCGAGTTCGTCGATGCGGCGCGCGCGATCGGCGTCACGCCGGCGGCGATCGTGCGGCGCCACATCGTGCCGAATCTGCTCGGCGTGGTGGTGGTCTACGCGACCGTCAGCGTGCCGGCGATCGTGCTGACCGAATCGGTGCTGTCGTTTCTCGGGCTCGGCGTGCAGGAGCCGATGACGAGCTGGGGCGTGCTGATCCAGGACGGCGCGCAGAAGCTCGAGGCGATGCCGTGGCTGCTGCTCGCGCCCGCCGTGATGCTGTGCGTGACGCTCTACTGCGTGAACTTCGTCGGCGACGGCCTGCGCGACGCACTCGATCCGAAGGACCGCTGAGATGGCGCTACTCGAAGTCAAGGACCTCGGCGTGCGCTTCACGCGCCGTAAAGGCGAGCCCGTCGACGCGGTATCGGGCGTGTCGTTCTCGCTAGAGGCGGGCAGGACGCTCGGCATCGTCGGCGAATCGGGCTCCGGCAAGAGCCAGACGGTGATGGCGCTGCTCGGGCTGCTCGCGGGCAACGGATCGACCTCGGGCGAGGCGCTGTTCGACGGCGAGAACCTGCTGCGGATGAACACGCGGCAGCTGAACGCGGTGCGCGGCGACCGGATCGGGATGATCTTTCAGGACCCGATGACCTCGCTCAATCCGTTCCTGACGATCGAGCGGCAGATGACCGAGAGCCTGCAGCTTCACCGGAAGATGTCGCGCAAGCACGCGCTCAAGCGGGCGATCGACGCGCTCGAGGTGGTCAGGATTCCCGATGCGGCGCGCCGGATCCGGATGTATCCGCACGAGTTCTCGGGCGGCATGCGCCAGCGCGTGATGATCGCGATGGCGCTGCTGCTCGAACCGGAGATCCTGATCGCCGACGAGCCGACCACCGCGCTCGACGTCACCGTGCAGGCGCAGATCATCGAGCTGCTGCGCGAGCTGAACCGCGAGCGCGGCACGTCGATCGTGCTGATCACGCACGACATGGGCGTGGTCGCGGGGCTCGCCGACGACGTGATGGTGATGTACGCGGGCCGCACGGTCGAATACGCGAGCGCCGACGCGATCTTCTCCGCGCCGTCGCATCCGTACACGATCGGCCTGTTGAACGCGTTGCCGCGTCTCGACGCGCCCGACGACGCGCCGCTCGTCGCGATTCCCGGCAATCCGCCGCTGCCCGGCCAGGGGCTGCTCGGCTGCGCATTCGCGAAGCGCTGCGCTCATGCATCGGAGCGATGCGGCGTCGAGCGCCCCGATCTGATCGCCTATTCGGACGCGGGCGCCGTGCGCGCGTGTCATCGGCCCATTGCGGAAATCACGGGAGGGCTGCGATGAGCGCCGCGACCGATCTCATTTCTTCCACTTCGTCGTTCGTATCGGCATCGGCGGGCGCGCCGGGCGGCGGCGAGGCCTCCGGCGCCGATGCGCCCGGCGCCGACGCGCGCGGTGGCGGCGCATCGCCGCATGCCGACGCGCTGCTGTCGGTGCGCGATCTCAAGGTGCATTTCCGCGTGCCGCTCGGCGGCTATCCGTGGTCGCCCAAGGGCACGCTGCGCGCGGTCGACGGCGTGTCGTTCGACGTGAAGCGCGGCGAGACCGTCGGGCTCGTCGGCGAATCGGGCTGCGGCAAGTCGACGCTCGCTCGCGCGCTGATCGGCCTCGCGCCGGTGACGGCGGGCACCGTGCAGTGGCGCGGTGTGCCGATCGTGAGCAGCGCGCGGCGCGACGCGCGCAGGATCCGCCGCGAAATGCAGATGATCTTTCAGGATCCGCTCGCGTCGCTTGATCCGCGCATGACGATCGAGCAGGTCGTCGCGGAGCCGCTCGTCACGCACCAGCCGGGCATCGGCCGCGACGAAGTGCGCCGCCGCGTGCTGACGATGCTCGAGCGCGTCGGCCTGAGCGCCCACCACCTGCTTCGTTATCCGCACGAATTTTCCGGCGGGCAGTGCCAGCGCGTCGGCATCGCGCGCGCGTTGATCGGTGAGCCGCATCTCGTGATCTGCGATGAGCCCGTGTCCGCGCTCGACGTGTCGATTCAGGCGCAGATCGTCAATCTGCTGCGCGACCTGCAACGCGAGCTTTCGCTGTCCTATCTGTTCGTCGCGCACGATCTCGCGGTCGTCAAGGCGATCAGCCAGCGCGTGCTCGTGATGTATCTCGGCCGCGTGATGGAGTTCGGCACGCGCCGCGAAGTGTACGGCGCGCCGCAGCACCCGTACACGCGCGCGTTGCTCGCCGCCGCGCCGACGCCGGAGCCCGCGCGCGAGCGCGCGCGCCGGCCGCTGTTGCTCGCGAGCGAAATGCCTTCACCGCTCGATCCGCCGTCGGGGGGCGCGTTTCGCACGCGCTGCCCGGACGCGATCGACGCGTGCGCGCGCGAGGTGCCGCAGCCCGAAGTGCGCGGCGTGACGGGCGCGCGCGTCGCGTGCATTCGCGCGGGCACGGGCGGTGCGGCGCGCTGAGCGGGACAGACGAAGAAACAACAAGCCAACAGGGGTGTGGACGGCGCGAACGATCTTCGCGCCGAGGGAAGACGCGTCGCTACGGCGGCGCGTCGGGGTGTCGCCGGCCGCGAGGCGCGGCCGGCGAGTGGGTAGTCAACATAAAAAGAGAAGCGCAATGACACAACATCGATCGATGAAGAGGGTCGCGCGGGCGGTCGTGCTCGCGTGGGGACTGCCGATGCTCGCCGGCGTATCGATTGCCGGCGCCGCGCGCGCGGACGATGCGGCGCCCGCCGCGCCGGCTCAGGCGCCGTTAGCCGCGACGCTCGCGCAGCAGGCGACGACGCCGAACGCGCTCGTCAATGCCGACGCCACGCAGGCGGTGCTGCCGCAGCCGCCGATGTCGAGCCAGGCGAAATCGAAGGGCTTCATTGCCGACAGCCATTTCGACGTGCTGTTGCGCAATTACGCGGACGTGCTCGATGCGAAGGGCGGGCCGCATCGTCACGCGTGGGTCCAGGGCGTGATGGCGAACTTCGAGTCCGGCTATACGGGCGGGCTGATCGGCTTCGGCGTGGACGCGTCGATCTACGCGGCGCTGAAGCTCGACGGCGGCGCGGGCGGCGGCAACATGGTGCACGTCGCGAAGGGCGGCGGCGGCTCGAACCAGCTCGCTTGGGCGTTCCCCGGCATCTATGACGTGAAGGCGCGCATCTCGAACACCGTGATCAAGTACGGCCTGCAGGCGGTCGACAATCCGTTCATGGAGCAGCACGACAACCGCGCGCTGCCGCCGACGTTCCTCGGCGCGACGATCGTGAGCAACGAATTCAAGAACGTGATGCTCGAGGCGGGCAGCTTCACGAAGACCAACGCGCGCGGCCATACGACACTCACGAACCTGACGACGCAATACGGCGGCACGCGCGTCGACCGCTTCACGTACGTCGGCGGCACGTGGGATTATTCGCAGACGGGCTCGGCGTCGTTCTACGCGGGCCAGGCCGACGATGTCTGGCGCCAGTACTACGGCTCGGTCAAGCAAAGCTACGGCTCGCCGCAGACGGTCAAGTGGACGGGCTTCGGCAATTTCTATTCGACGCACGACACGGGCGACGCGCGCCAGGGCAAGATCGACAACAACGCGTACAGCCTGTCGCTCGCCGCGCAGCACGGCCCGCACGAGCTGCTGCTCGGCTATCAGCAGGTGCTCGGCGACCAGTTCTTCGATTACCTGAACGAAACGAACGGCATCTTCCTCGTCGATTCGATGGACGTCGACTACAACGCGCCGCACGAGAAATCGCTGCAACTGCGCTACACGTTCTACGGCAAGGAGGCGGGCCTGCCCGGCTTCAAGGCGATGGTGTGGGGCGTGACAGGCTGGGGGGCGGACGGCTCCGCGAGCGCGGCGCTCGATCCGACGCGCTCGAGCATCTACTGGAAGGACGGCGCGCCGGTGCAGGGCCGCCATCACGAGTTCGGCTTCATCCCGTCGTATACGATCCAGAGCGGCAAGCTCAAGGACACGAAGATCACGTTCATCGCGATGTGGCACGTGGGTTCGGCGCACTACTCGGACAGTACCAACCAGGAATACCGGCTGGTCGTGAACGTGCCGGTGAAGGTGTTCTAAGGAAGGCGAAGCGAAAGCGGGCGGGTGGCGATTCGGCTGCCGTTGCCCGGCGTCGGCGCCGTCGTCGTGCCGCCGTCGCGTTGCCATGGCGGCGATGTGGCGGCGGTGTGGCGGGTGCGTTCGTGTGCGAGCGCGATGCCGCGCGGCTTCGTGAGGTTCGGGCGGTTTCGTGCGCGGCGATGTCCACGCGTGCGCAGGGGGCCGGCCGCGCCGCCGTTCGATCGGGCGAATCAGGTCGATTGGGCCGGAGTCGATCGAATCAGGCGGACCGGCCGTCTCGCTCGCGCGGCCTCGCTCGCGCGAATGGCGCGAACCGCATGAATCGCCCGAATCAGGCGGTCTTCGGCGCGGCCGCGAGCACGGGCGCTTCGCTCGGCGGCTGCGGGGCGAGTTCGATCAATTGCCGGCCCGTGTCGCGCCAGGCGTCGAGCCCGCCGCGCAGCGCGAGCGCGTCGGCGAACCCCGCCTGCTTGAGGCGCTGCGCCATCAGCGCAGCCGACACCTCGTTCGGGCACGAGCAATAGATCACGAATTTCTGCGTCGCCGGATAGTGCGCGACGATGTCGCGCAAATCGCGCTCGTCGGCGAATTGCGCGCCGGGGATCGCGTACGGATCGAGCTTGCGATGTTCGGGCGAGCGCGCATCGAAAACGACGGGCGCGGGCTCGGCTCGCAGCAGCCGCTCGAGTTCGTCGACGTCGATGCGCG is a genomic window of Burkholderia mallei ATCC 23344 containing:
- a CDS encoding peptide MFS transporter, with amino-acid sequence MNTRVSQTRSFTTVFLIEMWERFGYYGMAALLVLFMVDKLRFTDGQANLTWGAFTALVYASPSIGGWIGDKVLGARRSMIIGAVVLCAGYLMLAIPNDQLAFMYTSLGVIVVGNGLFKSNAANLVRRIYEGDNARIDSAFTIYYMAVNIGSTASMLATPWIKDHWGWHTAFAVCCAGMALGILNFVLMHRTLAHIGSQPDAQPVHWRRLAAVAAGGVALGLATMYVLGHKQLAVASVWVAAFAILAIFAYMIAKSNRAERSGLIAALLLIAQVILFFIFYVQMQTSLTLFALRNVDPRFMLFGTTLFTWSPAQFQALNPIWIMLLSPVLVAIYNGLGKRGRDLPVAGKYALGFGVVALGYLAFSISGRFAVDGRVSSWFMVAGYGFYSLGELLVSGLGLAMIARYVPARMGGFMMGAYFVATGVSQYLGSVVANFAQMPSNDLPATASLPLYIELFTGLGWLAAAGMAIGLLMLPLMNKLSREHHRCEAQRRETQALAAH
- a CDS encoding cupin domain-containing protein; protein product: MVSSTENTRLANAGVALGSKIRALRQRLKRTLDETATAAGISKPFLSQVERGLASPSITSLAGIAHALGVTVQYFVETPSEERSVCRGDQLRFFSFADSANLFARLTNVPEGRQLEAILVRMPPGQKRSEVTTHAGEEFLYVIEGEVSLTLEGKSFVLHAGDSAHYQSTVPHSWVNTAKIESVVVWVGTPRLF
- a CDS encoding peptide ABC transporter substrate-binding protein, encoding MRRALPFRYHYQSHTMKHTHAFAAVLAALALTIAPSAPAVTVASNVTLADQQDLTRQVPAEVESLDPAHIESWTGNTIGLDLFEGLARIDASGAVVPGVAQAWEHKAPDTWIFKLRRDAKWSNGQPVTAADFVYAWQRLADPKTGSKYTILVEFVKNASAIIAGKQPPGDLGIRAIDPYTIEVKTEVPVSYFPELTAMAPLTPVNKDAVAKFGDAWTRPKNIVSNGPYTLVDWQPNNRIVMAKSDKYWNARNVVIRKVTYLPIENDETALRMYQAGQIDYTYSIPAGGFGQISKQFGKELRPGLQLATYYYYLKNSDPALKDKRVREALAMVLDREILTSKITQAGEVPMYGLMPKGVKGVQRPFTPDWASWPMARRVDYAKNLLKQAGHGDANPLTFTLTYNTNDLHKKVALFAASEWRTKLGVTAKLENVEFKVLMKQRHDGKVQVARDGWFADYNDAMTFFDLIRCGSSQNTVGYCNPKVDSLVAEANQKLDDGARAALLTQAHDLAMNDYPMVPLFQYSADRLVKSYVGGYTLTNYIDMRASQDMYLIKH
- a CDS encoding ABC transporter permease subunit, producing the protein MLAYALRRTLWAVPTILAVVTVCYLLLHFTPGGPFDSEKQLSAATLANLNAKYHLDEPRWKQYLLYLGSLLHGDLGPSFRYTDWSVNDLVRKAFPVSLGVGGVSIPLSIVLGVLLGTLAAVRRDSFVDRFVMLIGNFGNVIPPFVLGPVLVLIFAIGLKTSEGAGWLPAGGWGDGGWRYRVLPVTLLTLINVSLLARVMRGSMIETLSSNYIRTARAKGLPGRTIVLRHALKPALMPVVSLFGTVCISSITAAVVTESVFALPGLGQLVVNGAINRDYTLVLGLVVLTTVCAVLFNLLVDLAYAWLDPRIRY
- a CDS encoding ABC transporter permease: MTPVTSSIELPTAADAPPRSRTPLGLAARHFVRNRAALASLAALALIALMCFVGPLLLPNDPAASDWSSISLAPTLANAHWFGTDELGRDLLVRTLIGGRVSLEVGLLGTFVSGLFGVAWGAIAGFAGGRVDAAMMRVVDMMYAIPYLLIAILMMTLFGRSFILVVLTISAFSWLDMARVVRGQTLSLRTREFVDAARAIGVTPAAIVRRHIVPNLLGVVVVYATVSVPAIVLTESVLSFLGLGVQEPMTSWGVLIQDGAQKLEAMPWLLLAPAVMLCVTLYCVNFVGDGLRDALDPKDR
- a CDS encoding ABC transporter ATP-binding protein, producing the protein MALLEVKDLGVRFTRRKGEPVDAVSGVSFSLEAGRTLGIVGESGSGKSQTVMALLGLLAGNGSTSGEALFDGENLLRMNTRQLNAVRGDRIGMIFQDPMTSLNPFLTIERQMTESLQLHRKMSRKHALKRAIDALEVVRIPDAARRIRMYPHEFSGGMRQRVMIAMALLLEPEILIADEPTTALDVTVQAQIIELLRELNRERGTSIVLITHDMGVVAGLADDVMVMYAGRTVEYASADAIFSAPSHPYTIGLLNALPRLDAPDDAPLVAIPGNPPLPGQGLLGCAFAKRCAHASERCGVERPDLIAYSDAGAVRACHRPIAEITGGLR
- a CDS encoding ABC transporter ATP-binding protein; protein product: MSAATDLISSTSSFVSASAGAPGGGEASGADAPGADARGGGASPHADALLSVRDLKVHFRVPLGGYPWSPKGTLRAVDGVSFDVKRGETVGLVGESGCGKSTLARALIGLAPVTAGTVQWRGVPIVSSARRDARRIRREMQMIFQDPLASLDPRMTIEQVVAEPLVTHQPGIGRDEVRRRVLTMLERVGLSAHHLLRYPHEFSGGQCQRVGIARALIGEPHLVICDEPVSALDVSIQAQIVNLLRDLQRELSLSYLFVAHDLAVVKAISQRVLVMYLGRVMEFGTRREVYGAPQHPYTRALLAAAPTPEPARERARRPLLLASEMPSPLDPPSGGAFRTRCPDAIDACAREVPQPEVRGVTGARVACIRAGTGGAAR
- a CDS encoding OprD family porin, with translation MKRVARAVVLAWGLPMLAGVSIAGAARADDAAPAAPAQAPLAATLAQQATTPNALVNADATQAVLPQPPMSSQAKSKGFIADSHFDVLLRNYADVLDAKGGPHRHAWVQGVMANFESGYTGGLIGFGVDASIYAALKLDGGAGGGNMVHVAKGGGGSNQLAWAFPGIYDVKARISNTVIKYGLQAVDNPFMEQHDNRALPPTFLGATIVSNEFKNVMLEAGSFTKTNARGHTTLTNLTTQYGGTRVDRFTYVGGTWDYSQTGSASFYAGQADDVWRQYYGSVKQSYGSPQTVKWTGFGNFYSTHDTGDARQGKIDNNAYSLSLAAQHGPHELLLGYQQVLGDQFFDYLNETNGIFLVDSMDVDYNAPHEKSLQLRYTFYGKEAGLPGFKAMVWGVTGWGADGSASAALDPTRSSIYWKDGAPVQGRHHEFGFIPSYTIQSGKLKDTKITFIAMWHVGSAHYSDSTNQEYRLVVNVPVKVF